In Hymenobacter sublimis, a single genomic region encodes these proteins:
- a CDS encoding glycoside hydrolase family 31 protein, with amino-acid sequence MADNIQENNYMVNDLAAQSKQEFYPGRVVQGERQGTDFIFRCDNGVQLSLQVITDKVLRFRYATEAGFGPDFSYAFPAGVPARQDLEFLEFREKPDHYRITTDRLICVVDKENLRTRVLNRSGLVLSEDEKGFHWEYEYETGNDIVKMSKLVQGGAHYYGLGDKPDNMNLRGKQFTNWGTDTYGYQKGSDPLYKNIPFFLGLHQKIAHGIFFDNSFKASFDFAAERADVSSFWAQGGEMNYYFIYGPSLLEVTQEYTRLTSPPELPPLWALGYHQCKWSYFPESNVKAIAQGFRDRKIPCDALYLDIDYMDGYRCFTWSPTHFPEPQRMVRELAEDGFKTIVIIDPGIKIDPDYSVYQEGLKNDYFCRRADGPLMKGSVWPGLCNFPDYTRPEVREWWAGLFKGLIQETGVKGVWNDMNEPAVFEKGTFPDDVRFGYEGYPASHRKAHNIYGMQMARATNDGVKQFAYPNRPFTITRSTYAGGQRYSSGWTGDNIASWEHLWLANIQCQRLSISGFSFVGSDIGGFIDTPDGELYVRWVALGAFHPFFRTHSSGDHGDQEPWSFGENFAELAKGFIELRYRLLPYMYTTFWQYNQQGTPMLRPLAFLDQADTDTYLRMAEFSLGDHLLVCPITQPGADGRWMYLPRGNWFYYWTDEAKAGGAEVWAAADLTRIPLFIKAGAVVPMYPLMQYVGEKTVEEVTLHVYYKQGSETSVLYEDGGEGYGYQQGQSTTRRFTVTGSEKGLLLQQTIEGDFQPTWATYRVVLHGLPFAAAAFSTDGQPAEAAEVTTETGLTLPGVVIGASFTELVVG; translated from the coding sequence ATGGCCGACAATATCCAGGAGAACAACTACATGGTCAATGACCTGGCCGCCCAATCCAAGCAGGAGTTCTACCCCGGCCGGGTAGTGCAGGGCGAACGGCAAGGCACTGACTTTATCTTCCGCTGCGACAATGGCGTGCAGCTCAGCCTGCAAGTAATTACCGATAAGGTCCTGCGTTTCCGCTACGCCACCGAGGCCGGCTTCGGGCCCGATTTCAGTTATGCCTTCCCCGCAGGAGTGCCCGCCCGCCAGGACCTAGAGTTTCTGGAGTTCCGGGAGAAGCCCGACCACTACCGCATTACCACCGACCGCCTGATTTGCGTCGTCGATAAGGAAAACCTGCGCACCCGGGTGCTCAACCGCTCGGGCCTGGTACTGAGCGAGGACGAAAAGGGCTTCCACTGGGAGTACGAGTACGAAACCGGCAACGACATCGTGAAGATGAGCAAGCTGGTGCAGGGCGGGGCCCACTACTACGGCCTCGGCGACAAGCCCGACAACATGAACCTGCGCGGCAAGCAGTTCACCAACTGGGGCACCGATACCTACGGCTACCAGAAAGGCTCCGACCCGCTCTACAAGAACATTCCCTTCTTCCTGGGTCTGCACCAGAAAATTGCCCACGGCATCTTCTTCGATAACTCCTTTAAGGCCAGCTTCGACTTTGCCGCCGAGCGGGCCGACGTGTCCTCGTTCTGGGCCCAGGGCGGCGAGATGAACTATTACTTCATCTACGGCCCCAGCCTGCTGGAAGTAACCCAGGAGTACACCCGCCTGACTAGCCCGCCCGAGCTGCCCCCGCTGTGGGCCCTGGGCTACCACCAGTGCAAGTGGAGCTACTTCCCCGAGAGCAACGTGAAAGCCATTGCCCAGGGCTTCCGCGACCGAAAAATTCCCTGCGACGCGCTGTATCTGGACATCGACTACATGGACGGCTACCGGTGCTTTACCTGGAGCCCGACCCACTTCCCGGAGCCCCAGCGCATGGTGCGGGAGCTGGCCGAAGATGGCTTCAAAACCATTGTCATCATCGACCCCGGCATCAAGATTGACCCCGACTACTCGGTGTACCAGGAGGGGCTAAAGAACGACTACTTCTGTCGCCGCGCCGATGGGCCGCTGATGAAGGGCTCCGTATGGCCCGGCCTCTGCAACTTCCCCGACTACACCCGCCCTGAGGTGCGCGAGTGGTGGGCCGGGCTGTTCAAGGGCCTCATCCAGGAAACGGGCGTGAAGGGCGTGTGGAATGATATGAACGAGCCCGCCGTGTTCGAGAAAGGCACCTTCCCCGACGACGTGCGCTTTGGCTACGAAGGCTACCCCGCCTCTCACCGCAAGGCCCACAACATCTACGGCATGCAAATGGCCCGCGCCACCAACGACGGCGTGAAGCAGTTTGCCTACCCCAACCGGCCCTTCACCATCACGCGCAGCACCTACGCCGGCGGGCAGCGCTACTCCTCCGGCTGGACCGGCGACAACATCGCGTCCTGGGAACACCTGTGGCTGGCCAACATTCAGTGCCAGCGCCTGAGCATCTCGGGTTTCTCGTTTGTGGGCTCTGATATTGGGGGCTTCATTGACACGCCCGACGGCGAGCTGTACGTGCGCTGGGTGGCGCTGGGGGCCTTTCATCCCTTCTTTCGCACCCACAGCTCCGGCGACCACGGCGACCAGGAACCCTGGTCGTTTGGGGAAAACTTTGCTGAGCTAGCGAAGGGCTTCATCGAGTTGCGCTACCGCTTGCTGCCCTACATGTACACCACGTTCTGGCAGTACAACCAGCAGGGCACGCCCATGCTGCGCCCCCTGGCTTTCCTTGACCAAGCCGACACCGATACCTACCTGCGCATGGCCGAGTTCAGCCTCGGCGACCACCTGCTGGTGTGCCCCATCACCCAGCCCGGCGCCGATGGCCGCTGGATGTACCTGCCCCGCGGCAACTGGTTCTACTACTGGACTGATGAGGCCAAAGCCGGTGGTGCCGAAGTGTGGGCCGCTGCCGACCTGACCCGCATTCCACTCTTCATTAAGGCCGGGGCCGTGGTGCCCATGTACCCGCTGATGCAGTACGTAGGCGAGAAAACGGTGGAAGAAGTCACCCTGCACGTGTATTACAAGCAGGGCTCGGAGACCAGCGTCCTCTACGAAGACGGGGGCGAAGGCTACGGCTACCAGCAAGGCCAGAGCACCACGCGTCGTTTCACCGTAACAGGCTCGGAGAAAGGCCTGCTCCTGCAACAAACCATCGAAGGCGACTTCCAGCCCACCTGGGCCACCTACCGCGTAGTGCTGCACGGGCTGCCCTTTGCCGCCGCCGCCTTCAGCACCGACGGGCAGCCCGCTGAAGCTGCCGAGGTAACCACCGAAACCGGCCTCACTTTGCCCGGCGTGGTAATAGGCGCCAGCTTTACGGAGCTGGTAGTAGGGTAG
- a CDS encoding T9SS type A sorting domain-containing protein, with protein sequence MRHLLRSFLAGIGLLTTSSAALAQSPAPVPNGNLDTWEIRNAAQREVPRSWVTTEDILEPLVQQVLPNVGFVEKSTTVRQGTFAAELTNIDIGSTRPLVVPGVLVTGTPQGFGTPYTSRPARLQFWYRLTGPDARADSAFAGALLTRNVSGTTQLIASSELILPPAAAYTLVSQPFDYTPLGISPDSMLIEIDSGIADELHEGTVLLVDDIQLTGSITATRNPVTESVLQVYPNPSTTGEFSLASLTDAALSTAPFTVTDATGRVVLRQGKAPLSVARGRLVDLREQRSGVYLLQLETPDGLVTRKLVIQ encoded by the coding sequence ATGCGCCATCTGCTACGCTCTTTTTTGGCCGGAATAGGCCTGCTGACCACCAGCTCGGCAGCGCTGGCGCAGTCGCCCGCGCCGGTTCCTAACGGAAACCTAGACACTTGGGAAATTCGCAACGCAGCCCAGCGCGAGGTACCCCGGAGCTGGGTTACGACCGAAGACATTCTGGAGCCGCTGGTGCAGCAGGTGCTCCCGAACGTCGGGTTTGTGGAGAAATCTACGACGGTGCGCCAGGGGACGTTTGCCGCCGAGCTAACGAACATCGACATAGGTAGCACTCGGCCGTTGGTAGTACCCGGGGTGCTGGTGACGGGCACGCCGCAGGGCTTTGGCACGCCGTACACCTCGCGGCCCGCCCGCTTGCAGTTCTGGTACCGCCTCACGGGCCCCGATGCACGGGCCGATTCTGCCTTTGCCGGGGCTCTGCTAACACGTAACGTAAGCGGCACTACCCAGTTAATTGCCAGTAGTGAGCTCATCCTCCCGCCAGCGGCAGCTTATACCCTCGTCAGTCAGCCCTTCGACTATACCCCGCTTGGCATCTCCCCCGATTCCATGCTGATAGAAATTGACTCTGGCATTGCGGACGAGCTGCACGAAGGCACTGTCCTCCTAGTCGACGATATTCAACTGACTGGTAGCATTACGGCTACCCGCAACCCGGTCACCGAATCGGTGCTGCAGGTGTACCCCAACCCCAGCACCACCGGCGAGTTTTCCTTGGCCTCACTAACCGATGCCGCGCTTTCCACGGCGCCCTTCACGGTTACGGACGCCACGGGCCGCGTGGTGCTGCGCCAGGGCAAGGCTCCGCTGAGCGTCGCGCGCGGCCGGCTGGTTGATTTGCGGGAGCAACGCAGCGGCGTGTATCTGCTGCAGCTGGAAACCCCCGACGGACTAGTGACGCGCAAGCTGGTGATACAGTAA
- a CDS encoding esterase/lipase family protein, which yields MTEPEESAELSGGPNQQPSRWRRVAAAVGRAAQAPFNGAGLLYRIGQENLHFTLPVLNGAFGDQLAARHDRRAIQMSFRRHEADIAVADLRLGPAPEGRGRKTVVFLHGLMGDEIIWQTGAGPEDVRFGPRLQQELGANCLYVRYNSGLHISENGRRLHQLLTELVQTSPAAVGELVLIGHSMGGLVIRSAGYYAAQEHSVAAASSAALEPGLATGPASKWLPYLHDVFLLGVPNDGSFLEQNSHLTALILRKINIWPTRAISGLIDKRSNGIKDLRFARLTDEDWQNEHADDLFPPRTVVPPLPGVRYHVLVGSLMKTVDSALHDYFGDGLVGAGSARGRIFRDPAAPPDLRITTRVYPRLHHGTLLSNPEVYQYIREQLAE from the coding sequence ATGACTGAACCTGAGGAATCGGCTGAACTCTCTGGCGGCCCCAACCAACAGCCTTCGCGCTGGCGGCGGGTGGCGGCAGCAGTGGGGCGCGCCGCGCAGGCCCCCTTCAACGGAGCGGGCCTGCTCTACCGCATTGGTCAGGAGAATCTGCACTTTACGCTGCCAGTGCTCAACGGAGCTTTCGGCGACCAGCTAGCGGCCCGCCACGACCGCCGGGCTATTCAGATGAGCTTCCGCCGCCACGAGGCCGATATAGCCGTGGCGGACCTGCGGCTAGGGCCTGCCCCCGAGGGTAGGGGACGCAAAACGGTGGTCTTTCTGCACGGGCTGATGGGCGACGAAATCATCTGGCAAACCGGCGCCGGCCCGGAAGATGTGCGCTTCGGCCCCCGCCTGCAACAGGAGCTGGGCGCCAACTGCCTGTACGTGCGCTACAACTCCGGCCTGCACATTTCGGAAAACGGCCGTCGTCTGCATCAGCTCCTTACCGAGTTGGTCCAGACCTCCCCGGCAGCAGTCGGCGAACTGGTACTGATCGGCCACAGCATGGGCGGGCTGGTCATCCGCTCAGCGGGCTACTATGCCGCGCAGGAGCACTCCGTTGCCGCAGCTTCATCAGCCGCCCTTGAACCTGGGTTAGCCACCGGACCAGCAAGTAAGTGGCTGCCTTACCTGCACGACGTGTTCCTGCTGGGTGTGCCCAACGATGGCTCTTTTTTGGAGCAAAACAGCCACCTGACGGCCCTGATTCTGCGCAAAATTAATATCTGGCCGACCCGCGCTATTAGTGGGCTGATTGACAAGCGTAGCAACGGCATCAAGGACCTGCGCTTCGCTCGCCTGACCGACGAGGACTGGCAGAACGAGCACGCCGACGATCTGTTTCCGCCCCGCACGGTGGTGCCGCCCCTGCCCGGGGTGCGCTACCACGTGCTGGTGGGCTCCCTCATGAAAACCGTTGATTCGGCCCTGCACGACTACTTCGGCGACGGACTGGTAGGAGCCGGCAGTGCCCGCGGCCGCATCTTCCGCGACCCCGCCGCTCCGCCCGATTTGCGAATCACCACCCGCGTATATCCGCGGTTGCACCACGGTACCCTGCTCAGCAATCCGGAAGTCTATCAGTATATCCGGGAGCAGCTAGCGGAGTAA
- a CDS encoding YdeI/OmpD-associated family protein — protein MSTDPPIRHEFDAPMEMDGADSGVFLVVPFSVPEVYGTKGPLPVRGTVDGFPIRLNLVPMGDGQHMISIRKEVRNAINKTWTDTVHVVLERDNDSSGIELPDDLKYALERAGLQVSFDALPYTQRKELAQRVARTKKPEARAQRIEDALEQAQSGRKTRH, from the coding sequence ATGAGTACCGACCCGCCCATCCGCCACGAATTCGATGCTCCTATGGAAATGGACGGCGCCGACAGCGGCGTTTTCCTGGTAGTTCCCTTCAGCGTACCTGAGGTATATGGCACCAAAGGCCCGCTGCCGGTGCGCGGCACCGTGGATGGCTTCCCCATCCGGCTGAACCTGGTGCCCATGGGCGACGGTCAGCACATGATTAGCATCCGCAAGGAAGTGCGCAACGCCATCAATAAAACCTGGACCGACACGGTGCACGTGGTGCTGGAGCGCGACAACGACTCCAGCGGCATTGAGCTGCCCGACGACCTCAAATACGCCCTGGAACGGGCCGGCCTGCAGGTCAGCTTCGACGCCCTACCCTACACCCAGCGCAAGGAACTGGCCCAGCGCGTAGCCCGCACCAAAAAGCCCGAAGCTCGCGCCCAGCGCATCGAGGACGCCCTAGAGCAGGCCCAGTCCGGCCGTAAAACCCGGCACTAG
- a CDS encoding glycosyltransferase, producing the protein MIPAPFSVLLLGWNEAPVAAGRPAVRALVQELAGRLPLSVMLPHLPYPPLATPAATRVTGLANLTQAEARAPRPHPDERPGAWQRPAAPYLGTSETAGAATPFLAASDGSWQAPAAPYLGATPPTVAAEAAATAPVATTIAVLPDLEPTPRPQDSVVFAATPTPPPTSEAPELSEQELQLNQDEFAGAAAEPDGAEAAALSQPADDLVPEPTPAPATEVLPQLASLPEALAALGTDSAAPADFNFQVIQYARFATRRALLENFSVIYASDWPTWLAALEIRQQTGRPLVLHVHSLAQERATPADRGWALELERLTLRRADVVLAASEEVAALLRTRYPALGSRLRVLDPTDIETLTTTLRQLENGLPGRQLAAPFFPPTT; encoded by the coding sequence ATGATTCCTGCTCCATTTTCCGTGTTGTTGCTTGGCTGGAATGAGGCACCCGTGGCGGCCGGCCGGCCCGCCGTGCGGGCTCTTGTGCAAGAGTTGGCCGGGCGCCTGCCGCTTTCGGTAATGCTGCCCCACTTGCCCTACCCCCCGCTGGCTACCCCCGCCGCTACCCGCGTAACGGGCCTGGCCAACCTCACGCAGGCCGAAGCCCGCGCCCCCCGCCCCCACCCCGACGAGCGCCCCGGCGCCTGGCAGCGGCCGGCAGCTCCCTACCTCGGGACCAGCGAAACTGCGGGTGCAGCAACGCCTTTCTTGGCCGCTTCCGATGGTTCCTGGCAAGCGCCGGCAGCGCCTTATTTGGGCGCAACGCCCCCAACGGTAGCAGCTGAGGCAGCAGCCACGGCCCCAGTTGCCACAACCATTGCCGTGCTGCCCGACCTTGAACCCACTCCGCGCCCGCAGGACAGCGTCGTTTTTGCCGCTACGCCTACCCCGCCTCCCACCTCGGAAGCGCCAGAGCTATCGGAGCAGGAATTGCAGCTAAACCAGGACGAGTTTGCCGGCGCGGCTGCCGAGCCAGACGGAGCCGAAGCCGCGGCCTTGAGCCAGCCGGCCGACGACTTGGTGCCAGAGCCTACTCCCGCGCCAGCCACCGAAGTTCTGCCCCAGCTAGCCTCGCTGCCGGAAGCCTTGGCAGCCCTGGGCACCGATTCCGCCGCCCCCGCCGACTTTAACTTTCAGGTGATTCAGTACGCCCGCTTTGCTACGCGCCGAGCTCTGCTGGAAAACTTTTCCGTGATTTACGCCTCCGACTGGCCTACCTGGCTGGCCGCGCTGGAAATCCGTCAGCAAACGGGCCGGCCGCTGGTGTTGCACGTGCACAGCCTGGCCCAGGAGCGCGCTACCCCCGCCGACCGGGGCTGGGCCCTGGAACTGGAACGCCTAACCCTGCGGCGGGCCGATGTGGTACTGGCCGCCTCCGAGGAGGTAGCCGCCCTGCTGCGCACGCGCTACCCGGCCCTGGGTAGCCGCCTGCGAGTACTCGACCCCACGGATATTGAAACGCTTACTACCACCCTGCGCCAGCTAGAAAATGGCCTGCCCGGCCGCCAGCTTGCCGCACCTTTCTTTCCCCCTACTACATGA
- a CDS encoding rhomboid family intramembrane serine protease — translation MSAPDPAALFAQKTDAELLYLAQHAHQYPPVVGQAAVRELQRRELIPDELPAGPVPRPAEVPAPEPSAGTLAWRALRGVSWPRPGYRVTPLLLWLNVLVYLAMVATGVHAWQPAGADLVRWGSNFSPLTPTQPWRLLTSCFVHGGAAHLLLNMASLVFLGLLAEGFVGGRRLVVGYLLSGVGGSLLSWYWHSQGLNSVGASGAIFGWYGLLLATLVRRPATFTRTGRYTMLLFVFYLLASSLAGGLQAHTTDNAAHVGGLLTGSLLGLLASPSASSRQNME, via the coding sequence ATGTCTGCCCCCGACCCCGCTGCCTTATTCGCCCAGAAGACGGACGCTGAGCTGCTTTACCTGGCCCAGCACGCCCACCAGTACCCGCCCGTGGTAGGCCAGGCCGCCGTGCGCGAGCTGCAACGGCGCGAACTGATTCCGGATGAGCTGCCCGCCGGCCCGGTGCCGCGCCCTGCCGAAGTGCCAGCACCCGAACCTAGCGCGGGCACCCTGGCCTGGCGCGCCTTGCGGGGCGTGAGCTGGCCCCGGCCCGGCTACCGAGTAACGCCCCTGCTGCTCTGGCTGAACGTGCTGGTGTACCTGGCCATGGTAGCCACCGGCGTACATGCCTGGCAGCCCGCCGGGGCCGACTTGGTGCGCTGGGGTTCCAACTTCTCGCCCCTAACCCCTACCCAGCCCTGGCGCCTGCTCACCAGCTGCTTTGTGCACGGGGGCGCCGCCCACCTTCTGCTGAATATGGCTTCCCTGGTGTTTCTGGGGTTGCTTGCCGAGGGTTTCGTGGGTGGGCGCCGCCTGGTGGTGGGCTACTTGCTGAGCGGGGTGGGCGGCAGCCTGCTGAGCTGGTACTGGCATTCTCAGGGCTTAAATTCCGTGGGGGCCTCGGGGGCTATTTTCGGGTGGTACGGCCTGCTGCTCGCTACCCTGGTGCGGCGCCCCGCTACCTTCACCCGGACCGGGCGCTACACCATGCTGCTGTTTGTTTTCTACCTGCTAGCCAGTAGCCTGGCCGGTGGCCTGCAAGCCCACACCACCGATAACGCCGCCCACGTAGGTGGCCTGCTTACCGGCAGCCTGTTGGGTTTACTGGCTTCCCCATCCGCATCTTCCCGGCAGAATATGGAGTAG